The Arachis hypogaea cultivar Tifrunner chromosome 14, arahy.Tifrunner.gnm2.J5K5, whole genome shotgun sequence genome has a segment encoding these proteins:
- the LOC112744082 gene encoding cleavage stimulating factor 64, translating to MSEKRISGDGLTANLAGMSKNQLYDIMSQMKNLIEQNQQQARQILIQNPMLTKALFQAQIMLGMVQPPQTVPKVQPILPQNTQPPVQPNIQPAPLLPGQGGFQDQAGVSQPQIPLRKHPNQPPPLVSSTAVPAMSHQSQPMAAHSSQMPQQPKGHLAPQVSSGPLPQSSQLPNILTPSPHSSAQPLQTPGFSHMPPQPPLPPQHRPPSVTNYHSQYLPQTGANIGFQHGGAPHNLSQSLFLPGTKPPASGGPTFPQGQNPLLPSQQSSQSRFQVGNMPLGPDFGSQAGSAMQVDRGSSWMPGPSENPTPHSVPPGPPSVVPGLMGASNQPLRPPALTPEMEKALLQQVMSLTPEQINLLPPEQRNQVLQLQQMLRQ from the exons ATGTCGGAGAAACGGATCAGCGGCGACGGTTTAACAGCCAACCTTGCCGGAATGTCGAAGAACCAACTTTACGATATAATGTCTCAGATGAAGAATCTCATCGAACAGAACCAGCAACAAGCCAGGCAGATCCTCATCCAGAACCCTATGTTAACCAAAGCTCTTTTCCAG GCACAAATTATGCTAGGAATGGTGCAACCACCTCAAACG GTTCCAAAAGTTCAGCCAATTTTACCGCAGAACACTCAGCCGCCGGTGCAGCCAAACATTCAGCCTGCCCCTTTATTGCCCGGGCAAGGTGGTTTTCAGGATCAAGCAGGTGTATCGCAACCCCAGATTCCTCTACGAAAACACCCGAACCAACCTCCGCCGCTGGTCTCATCAACTGCTGTTCCTGCAATGAGTCATCAATCTCAGCCGATGGCCGCACACTCTTCTCAAATGCCACAGCAACCCAAGGGACATCTGGCTCCCCAAGTGTCTTCCGGGCCACTTCCACAATCATCACAACTTCCAAACATACTGACCCCTTCGCCCCATTCATCTGCACAACCTTTGCAGACACCTGGATTTTCACATATGCCTCCGCAACCGCCGTTGCCGCCACAGCACCGACCACCTTCAGTAACCAATTATCATTCCCAGTACCTTCCACAAACGGGTGCCAATATAGGTTTTCAACACGGTGGTGCTCCTCACAATCTTTCGCAATCCTTGTTTCTT CCAGGTACAAAACCTCCTGCAAGTGGTGGACCTACATTTCCACAGGGGCAGAATCCCCTGCTTCCAAGTCAACAGTCATCTCAATCACGTTTTCAG GTTGGGAATATGCCTTTAGGGCCTGATTTTGGCAGTCAAGCTGGAAGTGCAATGCAAGTTGATAGAGGGTCTTCTTGGATGCCTGGTCCTTCAGAAAACCCAACACCGCATTCTGTACCTCCAGGACCACCATCTGTAGTGCCTGGTCTGATGGGCGCTTCTAATCAGCCACTTCGGCCTCCTGCG TTGACACCGGAGATGGAGAAGGCGCTGCTTCAACAAGTCATGAGTCTCACACCAGagcagataaatctacttcctcCAGAACAAAGAAATCAAGTGCTGCAGCTTCAACAGATGTTGCGTCAATGA
- the LOC112744078 gene encoding pyruvate dehydrogenase E1 component subunit beta-1, mitochondrial isoform X2 gives MALICLLNILQAGFTGIGVGAAYYGLRPVVEFMTFNFSMQAIDHIINSAAKSNYMSAGQISVPIVFRGPNGAAAGVGAQHSQCYAAWYASCPGLKVLSPYSSEDARGLLKAAIRDPDPVVFLENELLYGESFPVSAEVLDSSFCLPIGKAKIEREGKDVTITAFSKMVGYALKAAEILAKEGISAEVINLRSIRPLDRSTINASVRKTNRLVTVEEGFPQHGVGAEICTSVIEESFGYLDAPVERIAGADVPMPYAANLERMAVPQVEDIVRAAKRACYRSVPLAATA, from the exons ATGGCACTAATTTGTTTGCTAAATATATTGCAGGCTGGATTTACTGGCATTGGAGTTGGTGCTGCTTACTATGGTCTAAGGCCGGTTGTCGAGTTTATGACTTTTAACTTCTCCATGCAG GCAATAGATCACATTATTAATTCTGCTGCAAAATCAAACTACATGTCTGCTGGGCAAATATCTGTACCTATTGTCTTCAGAGGACCCAATGGAGCTGCTGCTGGAGTTGGTGCTCAGCACTCTCAA TGTTATGCAGCTTGGTATGCTTCATGCCCGGGATTGAAGGTATTGTCACCATATTCATCTGAAGATGCTCGTGGTTTGCTAAAAGCGGCTATAAGGGACCCTGACCCTGTTGTTTTTCTTGAAAATGAGTTATT ATATGGTGAATCATTCCCTGTTTCAGCCGAAGTTCTTGATTCCAGTTTTTGCCTTCCCATAGGAAAAGCAAAg ATTGAGAGAGAAGGAAAAGATGTTACTATTACAGCCTTTTCAAAAATGGTTGGCTATGCTCTCAAG GCTGCAGAGATACTGGCAAAGGAAGGAATCAGTGCTGAG GTTATAAATCTGCGTTCCATTCGGCCGCTTGATAGATCCACAATTAATGCTTCAGTCAGGAAAACCAATAGATTGGTGACAGTTGAAGAAGGATTTCCTCAGCATGGTGTTGGCGCCGAAATTTG CACCTCTGTAATCGAGGAGAGTTTTGGTTATCTTGATGCACCGGTAGAGAGAATTGCTGGGGCCGATGTTCCCATGCCTTATGCAGCCAATTTGGAGAGAATGGCTGTCCCACAG GTTGAAGATATTGTTCGTGCCGCAAAGAGAGCATGTTACAGATCTGTGCCCTTGGCTGCAACAGCTTGA
- the LOC112744078 gene encoding pyruvate dehydrogenase E1 component subunit beta-1, mitochondrial isoform X1, producing MLRAIRHKNILPAFSAFRAFSSSAKEMTVREALNSALDEEMSADPKVFLMGEEVGEYQGAYKITKGLLDKYGPERVLDTPITEAGFTGIGVGAAYYGLRPVVEFMTFNFSMQAIDHIINSAAKSNYMSAGQISVPIVFRGPNGAAAGVGAQHSQCYAAWYASCPGLKVLSPYSSEDARGLLKAAIRDPDPVVFLENELLYGESFPVSAEVLDSSFCLPIGKAKIEREGKDVTITAFSKMVGYALKAAEILAKEGISAEVINLRSIRPLDRSTINASVRKTNRLVTVEEGFPQHGVGAEICTSVIEESFGYLDAPVERIAGADVPMPYAANLERMAVPQVEDIVRAAKRACYRSVPLAATA from the exons ATGTTGCGTGCTATAAGGCATAAG aataTTCTACCTGCCTTCTCTGCATTTAGAGCTTTCTCTTCTTCTGCTAAAGAG ATGACAGTTAGAGAGGCTCTGAACTCTGCTCTTGATGAGGAAATGTCTGCTGATCCTAAAGTCTTCTTGATGGGTGAAGAG GTTGGGGAATACCAGGGTGCATATAAG ATTACTAAGGGACTTCTGGACAAGTATGGTCCTGAAAGGGTTCTTGATACTCCAATTACCGAG GCTGGATTTACTGGCATTGGAGTTGGTGCTGCTTACTATGGTCTAAGGCCGGTTGTCGAGTTTATGACTTTTAACTTCTCCATGCAG GCAATAGATCACATTATTAATTCTGCTGCAAAATCAAACTACATGTCTGCTGGGCAAATATCTGTACCTATTGTCTTCAGAGGACCCAATGGAGCTGCTGCTGGAGTTGGTGCTCAGCACTCTCAA TGTTATGCAGCTTGGTATGCTTCATGCCCGGGATTGAAGGTATTGTCACCATATTCATCTGAAGATGCTCGTGGTTTGCTAAAAGCGGCTATAAGGGACCCTGACCCTGTTGTTTTTCTTGAAAATGAGTTATT ATATGGTGAATCATTCCCTGTTTCAGCCGAAGTTCTTGATTCCAGTTTTTGCCTTCCCATAGGAAAAGCAAAg ATTGAGAGAGAAGGAAAAGATGTTACTATTACAGCCTTTTCAAAAATGGTTGGCTATGCTCTCAAG GCTGCAGAGATACTGGCAAAGGAAGGAATCAGTGCTGAG GTTATAAATCTGCGTTCCATTCGGCCGCTTGATAGATCCACAATTAATGCTTCAGTCAGGAAAACCAATAGATTGGTGACAGTTGAAGAAGGATTTCCTCAGCATGGTGTTGGCGCCGAAATTTG CACCTCTGTAATCGAGGAGAGTTTTGGTTATCTTGATGCACCGGTAGAGAGAATTGCTGGGGCCGATGTTCCCATGCCTTATGCAGCCAATTTGGAGAGAATGGCTGTCCCACAG GTTGAAGATATTGTTCGTGCCGCAAAGAGAGCATGTTACAGATCTGTGCCCTTGGCTGCAACAGCTTGA
- the LOC112744080 gene encoding DEAD-box ATP-dependent RNA helicase 50-like, translated as MIMGPSMHRISPRLEEIIVDCSGEDGQEKTTDTAFLNKKSALLQLAEERPVPRTIVFCNKIETCRKVENALKRIDRKGAVIQVLPFHAAMTQESRLASMKEFARSPSKQVSQFMVCTDRYSSILN; from the exons ATGATCATGGGACCTAGTATGCACCGAATAAGCCCACGCCTTGAAGAG ATCATAGTAGATTGCAGTGGAGAAGATGGGCAAGAAAAAACTACTGATACAGCATTTCTGAACAAGAAATCTGCTCTTCTGCAGCTTGCAGAGGAACGGCCTGTTCCAAGAACTATTGTGTTTTGCAACAAA ATTGAAACATGCAGAAAAGTAGAGAATGCATTAAAGCGTATAGATAGAAAGGGAGCAGTTATACAAGTTCTACCTTTCCATGCTGCCATGACACAGGAATCAAGGCTTGCCAGTATGAAGGAGTTTGCACGTTCACCGTCAAAACAAGTGTCCCAGTTTATGGTTTGCACGGACCGGTATTCATCTATTTTAAACTAA
- the LOC140178731 gene encoding uncharacterized protein translates to MSQDHAQLDSDVICHHIYPMVQADATICIKVLQGSVESAYGYKVSDKKVWHAKQKAIAKIYGDWEELYDQLRRYFNALQAFIPAFRNRKSLVSMDRTHLYGKYAGTLLMGIAQDGNNNILSFAIVERENTDLWFFFLSNLRRHVATQPPPWDDPPTS, encoded by the exons ATGTCACAAGATCATGCTCAACTTGATAGCGACGTCATCTGCCACCATATATATCCAATGGTACAAGCAGATGCTACTATTTGCATAAAGGTGTTGCAAGGTTCAGTCGAGTCAGCATATGGGTACAAGGTTTCTGACAAGAAGGTATGGCATGCAAAGCAGAAGGCAATTGCCAAAATTTATGGTGATTGGGAGGAGTTATATGACCAGCTACGAAGATATTTCAACGCACTGCAAGCTTTCATTCCAG CCTTCAGGAACCGCAAGTCACTTGTCTCAATGGATAGAACACACTTGTATGGCAAGTACGCAGGGACGTTGTTGATGGGCATAGCACAGGACGGGAATAACAACATCCTGTCTTTTGCAATTGTCGAAAGGGAGAACACTGATTTGTGGTTCTTTTTCTTATCGAATCTAAGGAGACATGTAGCGACTCAACCACCGCCTTGGGATGATCCACCAACCTCATAG
- the LOC140173048 gene encoding DEAD-box ATP-dependent RNA helicase 50-like, with protein sequence MTWLDGGHAKSYAAMAMAFAPVIAGKTCSIADQSGSGKTLAYLAPIIQRLRQEELEGHSKSTPQAPRVVILAPTAELDSQVLDNCRSLSRSGVPFKSMVVTGGFRQRTQLETLQQGVDVLIATPGRFLFLMKEGFL encoded by the exons ATGACGTGGTTAGACGGAGGCCATGCTAAAAGCTATGCTGCAATG GCCATGGCATTTGCACCTGTTATTGCTGGAAAGACTTGTAGTATAGCTGACCAAAGTGGTTCTGGAAAGACTTTAGCATATCTTGCACCAATAATTCAGCGTCTTAGGCAAGAAGAACTAGAAGGACATAGTAAATCCACTCCTCAAGCTCCTAGAGTTGTCATACTAGCACCAACAGCTGAATTAGATTCCCAG GTCTTAGATAATTGTCGATCACTGTCTAGATCTGGGGTTCCATTTAAATCTATGGTTGTCACAGGTGGCTTTCGACAAAGAACTCAACTGGAAACTTTACAACAGGGTGTTGATGTATTAATAGCTACACCTGGCCGTTTTTTGTTTCTTATGAAGGAAGGCTTCTTGTAG